The stretch of DNA CCCAGATCGTCCATCATCGCCTTGGCATAAGCCGCGAACGATCGCGCGCCCGCACAGGTAGGCGGGGGCTACAGAAATGACCGCGCGGGCGGGCAATGGTTGAAAAGTGTTCCCAGGTGCGGCCCCTTGAGTTACGAAAGTTCGCTTGATTTTGCATCATCCGTCGGCCCTCTTCGCGATCAATTATTCCACCGCCCCGAGCGCCGCTTCCTGCCCGGCGCCGAGAATCGCATTGAACGGCGCCACGAACCGCTGGGCCTCACTCCGCACGAAGTCCTCGAAAGCGGTTGCCGTCGCCGTCAAGCGCTTGCCCGCCCGGTGCACGATGTACCACTGCCGCATGATGGGAAAAGCTTCCACGTCCAAGATCACCACCCGTCCGTCGGCAAGCTCACGCTCGACGGTGTGTATCGACACCAGCCCGAGCCCCAAGCCAACCTCGACCCCCTGCTTGATCGCACCATTGGTATTCATTTCCATGCTCGCAACGATCCGCACGCCTCGTTCGGCGAAAAACCGTTCGACCGAATTTCGGGTACCCGATCCCTGCTCTCGCATGAGAAACGTCTCGTTACGCAAATCTTCTAGGCGTATGCCTTTTTCGCCGACACGCGGATGACCGGCCGGCGCAATGATGACCAATGGATTGTCCATGAACGCTTCGGCCACCAGATCCAGCTCTTCCGGCGGCCGCCCCATCAGCACCGTATCGACCTCATTGTCCTCGAGCATCCGCAACAGTCCCTGGCGGTTGGTCACTTTGAAATTCACCCGTACTTTCGGATAGGACTTGCAGAAATCCGCCAACAACCTGATCGCGAAATAGTGCACCGTGCTCGCTACTGCGACGACGAGCCGCCCCCCTTCGGTGCCTTTCAATTCCTCGATGAGCTGCTCGGCCTCTTCGAGCTGCAGCGAAATCTGCCGACTCAGACGGTACAGCTCCTCGCCCGCACGGGTCAGAAAGATCTTTTTCCCCAGACGTTCAAACAGAGGCAGCCCGATGCTTTCCTCAAACTGCTTGATCTGCATCGATACGGCGGGCTGAGTCAGATAGAGCTC from Methylococcus geothermalis encodes:
- a CDS encoding LysR family transcriptional regulator — protein: MNITLRQLKVFERVARRLSFTRAAEELYLTQPAVSMQIKQFEESIGLPLFERLGKKIFLTRAGEELYRLSRQISLQLEEAEQLIEELKGTEGGRLVVAVASTVHYFAIRLLADFCKSYPKVRVNFKVTNRQGLLRMLEDNEVDTVLMGRPPEELDLVAEAFMDNPLVIIAPAGHPRVGEKGIRLEDLRNETFLMREQGSGTRNSVERFFAERGVRIVASMEMNTNGAIKQGVEVGLGLGLVSIHTVERELADGRVVILDVEAFPIMRQWYIVHRAGKRLTATATAFEDFVRSEAQRFVAPFNAILGAGQEAALGAVE